In Listeria cossartiae subsp. cossartiae, one genomic interval encodes:
- the efp gene encoding elongation factor P, with protein MISVNDFRTGLTIEVDNGIWRVLDFQHVKPGKGAAFVRSKLRNLRTGAIQEKTFRGGEKVAKAQIDNRKMAYLYADGTNHVFMDNESYEQIELPETQIAHELKFLKENMEINIVMYQGETIGIDLPNTVELVVAATDPGIKGDTSSGGSKPATLETGLVVQVPFFVNEGDKLVINTTEAAYVSRA; from the coding sequence ATGATTTCAGTAAATGATTTTCGGACAGGTTTAACGATAGAAGTAGACAACGGTATTTGGCGCGTGCTAGATTTCCAACATGTAAAACCAGGTAAAGGTGCAGCATTCGTGCGTTCCAAACTACGTAATCTTCGTACTGGGGCAATTCAAGAAAAAACATTCCGTGGCGGCGAAAAAGTAGCAAAAGCACAAATCGATAACCGCAAAATGGCTTATTTATATGCTGATGGAACGAATCATGTTTTCATGGATAACGAATCTTATGAACAAATTGAACTTCCAGAAACACAAATTGCACATGAGCTTAAATTCCTAAAAGAAAATATGGAAATTAATATCGTTATGTACCAAGGCGAAACAATCGGAATCGACTTACCTAACACAGTAGAATTAGTTGTTGCGGCAACTGATCCTGGAATTAAAGGTGATACATCTTCAGGTGGTTCTAAACCAGCTACATTAGAAACAGGGCTTGTTGTACAAGTACCATTTTTCGTTAATGAAGGTGACAAACTAGTTATCAATACAACCGAAGCAGCGTATGTTTCTCGGGCGTAA
- the accB gene encoding acetyl-CoA carboxylase biotin carboxyl carrier protein, which produces MLSIDEIKQLIELIDESTLDEFELETKDSKILLKKNKTVVTQAVQETAVVAPVQAAPVAPVQAAAPQVEASAAEDTNLEVITSPMVGTFYASASPEDANFVSVGSKVSAQSVVCIVEAMKLFNEITADIDGEIAEVLVSSGELVEFGQPLFKVRKK; this is translated from the coding sequence ATGTTATCAATAGATGAAATTAAACAGCTTATCGAGCTGATTGACGAATCAACCCTAGATGAATTTGAGTTAGAAACGAAAGATAGTAAGATTTTGCTTAAAAAGAATAAAACAGTTGTAACCCAAGCTGTACAAGAAACAGCAGTTGTTGCGCCAGTTCAAGCAGCACCAGTGGCTCCTGTCCAAGCGGCAGCACCTCAAGTAGAAGCAAGTGCAGCAGAAGATACGAACTTGGAAGTAATTACATCCCCAATGGTTGGGACTTTCTATGCATCTGCTTCACCAGAAGATGCTAATTTTGTTAGCGTTGGATCTAAAGTATCCGCACAATCCGTTGTATGTATTGTAGAAGCGATGAAATTATTCAATGAAATTACTGCTGATATCGACGGAGAAATCGCAGAAGTGCTTGTTTCAAGTGGCGAATTAGTCGAATTTGGACAACCACTTTTCAAAGTTAGAAAAAAATAA